One Micromonospora sp. FIMYZ51 genomic window carries:
- a CDS encoding DUF262 domain-containing protein, with protein sequence MVAAAETTLQGLLEGTKQYQVPLYQRTYSWQEHQLERLWEDIVRLAEDRDENPKATHFIGSLVLAPSPDNGPAGVVEFLVVDGQQRLTTLSILLCAIRDHRVANEGEEHHDRLTDQYLINKYAATRRLKLVPTQADLAAYLACVDSSAQAGQGEVGAAYEFFQKQLAVPSIAVKIQQLEEAVIFGLALVSVVAHADDNVYRIFESLNNTGLKLTQADLLRNYLFMRLPTRSQAVYDAHWLPLQKRLSSTELETLFWLDLVHRDPRITQGDTYARQQARLDRLDTEDGIESEVRRFARLGALLEVILHPEKEQDPDVRFRLERLHAWGTTTVYPVLLHLLDRRSQGTATSAQVASAMHYVESFLVRRLLIGRATANINRNLLSIVTEMDKNLPVDQAVHAYLSTGRKYYATDADVRHAVRSLPFYTNGRAAQRSLVMRWLEESYGSKEPFALTKLTIEHVLPQSMSPEWQRMLAADLQPHENVAEVHDALKHTLGNLTLTGYNVELGNSPFPVKRVQLAKSGLRLTRDIVACERWGRPQIHARADALAERIIETWPGPTAQAVDQSEVRWDLMETALSALPAGSWTTYGDLAALIGTAPQPVGNRLRSVPVPNAHRVLQAEGTMAAGFRWPDGRTDDPIEALRAEGVLFDQHGRADHTQRIDLDELAQLTGLAPDELPRRLPRPRPGEGQSRADRFAEQLAVLQQDKAVCEATLTLLDRWIEVGGTLLYGGGAETSCFLMARERGHRDGDIWPVTIYPSGKVEVVFQHLAKRTPFDDLTLREEFRHRLNQLSGVNIAAAKLALRPGFSLTVLADRSAAATLVEHLQWFYEHAHLSEEDDETLTV encoded by the coding sequence ATGGTCGCAGCGGCAGAGACCACCCTGCAAGGACTTCTTGAAGGTACGAAGCAATACCAGGTGCCCCTCTACCAGCGCACATACTCTTGGCAGGAGCACCAGCTGGAACGCCTCTGGGAGGACATCGTCCGGCTTGCCGAAGATCGCGACGAAAATCCGAAGGCGACACACTTCATCGGTTCGTTGGTGCTGGCGCCCAGCCCCGACAACGGCCCCGCTGGCGTCGTCGAGTTCCTGGTGGTCGATGGTCAGCAGCGTTTGACGACCCTCTCCATCCTGCTCTGCGCAATCCGGGATCACCGGGTGGCCAACGAAGGCGAGGAACACCATGACCGGCTCACCGACCAGTATCTGATCAACAAGTACGCGGCAACGAGGCGCTTGAAGCTCGTACCTACGCAGGCTGACCTTGCGGCATATCTGGCCTGCGTGGACTCATCCGCGCAGGCTGGACAGGGTGAGGTGGGTGCTGCATACGAGTTCTTCCAGAAGCAGTTGGCGGTCCCCTCCATTGCGGTAAAGATCCAGCAGTTGGAAGAAGCGGTGATCTTCGGATTGGCGCTGGTATCGGTCGTCGCACACGCCGACGACAACGTCTACCGGATCTTCGAGTCGCTGAACAACACCGGCCTCAAGCTCACCCAGGCTGATCTGCTGCGCAACTACCTGTTCATGCGTCTGCCGACCCGGAGCCAGGCCGTCTACGACGCGCACTGGTTGCCATTGCAAAAGCGGCTGAGTTCGACGGAACTGGAGACCCTGTTCTGGTTGGACCTGGTGCACCGGGATCCTCGCATCACGCAGGGCGACACGTATGCGCGGCAGCAGGCGCGGCTCGATCGGCTGGACACGGAGGACGGCATCGAGAGCGAGGTACGTCGCTTCGCCCGCCTCGGCGCGCTGCTGGAGGTCATCCTGCATCCCGAGAAGGAGCAGGATCCGGACGTGCGGTTCCGACTGGAACGGTTGCACGCCTGGGGCACCACTACCGTCTATCCCGTCCTACTGCACCTGCTGGACCGGCGCAGCCAGGGCACCGCGACCAGTGCTCAGGTCGCGTCCGCGATGCACTATGTCGAGAGTTTCCTCGTCCGGCGGCTACTGATCGGCCGCGCCACCGCGAACATCAACCGCAACCTACTTTCCATCGTCACCGAGATGGACAAAAATCTGCCGGTAGACCAGGCGGTGCACGCATACCTGTCAACCGGTCGCAAGTACTATGCCACCGACGCGGACGTGAGACACGCGGTTCGGTCGCTTCCGTTCTACACCAACGGACGGGCCGCCCAGCGTTCGTTGGTGATGCGCTGGCTGGAGGAGTCATACGGCAGCAAGGAGCCGTTCGCACTGACGAAGCTCACCATCGAGCACGTCCTGCCGCAGAGCATGAGCCCGGAGTGGCAGCGGATGCTCGCCGCCGACCTGCAACCGCACGAGAACGTCGCCGAGGTGCATGACGCTCTGAAGCACACGTTGGGCAACCTCACTCTGACCGGATACAACGTCGAGCTGGGCAACAGCCCGTTCCCCGTCAAAAGGGTTCAGCTCGCCAAGAGCGGCCTGCGCCTCACCCGCGACATCGTCGCCTGCGAACGTTGGGGACGGCCACAGATCCACGCCCGCGCCGACGCCCTCGCCGAGCGAATCATCGAAACCTGGCCCGGCCCCACCGCGCAGGCTGTCGACCAGTCCGAGGTCCGCTGGGACCTCATGGAGACTGCGCTCTCCGCGCTACCAGCCGGCTCATGGACCACCTACGGCGACCTCGCCGCGTTGATCGGCACCGCGCCTCAGCCGGTAGGCAACCGGCTGCGCTCTGTACCGGTACCCAACGCCCACCGGGTATTGCAGGCCGAGGGAACGATGGCCGCTGGTTTCCGTTGGCCCGACGGACGAACGGACGACCCGATCGAGGCTCTGCGCGCCGAAGGAGTCCTGTTCGACCAGCATGGTCGCGCCGATCACACGCAGCGCATCGACCTTGACGAGCTGGCGCAGCTGACCGGACTGGCGCCTGACGAGTTGCCCCGGCGGCTGCCACGGCCACGGCCCGGTGAGGGGCAGTCCCGTGCCGACCGCTTCGCCGAACAGCTCGCAGTCCTGCAACAGGACAAGGCTGTCTGCGAGGCCACGCTTACGCTGCTCGACCGGTGGATCGAAGTAGGCGGAACGCTTCTCTATGGCGGCGGAGCGGAGACATCCTGCTTTCTCATGGCCCGCGAACGCGGCCACCGCGACGGCGACATCTGGCCGGTGACCATCTACCCGAGCGGAAAAGTGGAGGTGGTCTTCCAGCACCTGGCCAAACGCACCCCGTTCGACGACCTCACGCT